A genome region from Marinifilum sp. JC120 includes the following:
- a CDS encoding FkbM family methyltransferase has protein sequence MGVKTYLRTVGVNGLLQLLKSKLTKSDPIYKTSRKECKFPFWVRLTTSDIPTCKQIFIYREYDFAVKESPKIIIDAGANIGLASIFFANKYPDAQILAIEPEKSNFDLLARNTAPYPNITAIQAALWHKNEQINLVDPGLGKWGFMTEQKGISAQQNNICHSVPAITVSKLMEDYNLEKIDILKIDIEGAEKEVFSDSSPWVNKVNSIIVELHESQKPGCNRSFYCGTNGFDTEWKQGENVYLSRNNYLSKQTDSN, from the coding sequence ATGGGCGTAAAAACATACTTAAGAACAGTAGGAGTAAATGGTCTCCTGCAACTACTGAAATCGAAGCTGACGAAAAGCGATCCCATCTATAAAACAAGTAGAAAAGAATGCAAATTTCCTTTCTGGGTTCGGCTCACTACTTCGGATATTCCTACATGCAAACAAATTTTCATATACCGGGAATATGATTTTGCAGTAAAAGAATCCCCCAAAATCATAATTGATGCAGGAGCAAATATTGGACTTGCATCAATTTTTTTTGCAAATAAATATCCTGATGCCCAAATTCTCGCCATAGAACCAGAGAAAAGCAATTTCGATCTGCTTGCCCGAAACACTGCCCCATACCCAAACATAACCGCAATTCAAGCTGCATTGTGGCATAAAAACGAACAGATCAACCTTGTTGACCCCGGCCTCGGTAAATGGGGATTCATGACCGAACAAAAAGGAATCTCTGCCCAACAGAACAATATCTGCCATTCCGTTCCTGCTATTACTGTTTCCAAGCTCATGGAAGATTATAATCTCGAAAAAATTGATATTTTAAAAATTGATATAGAGGGAGCAGAAAAAGAGGTATTCAGCGACAGTTCCCCATGGGTGAACAAAGTGAATTCCATCATAGTAGAACTCCATGAAAGCCAAAAACCGGGCTGCAACCGCAGTTTTTATTGTGGGACAAATGGTTTTGATACGGAGTGGAAACAGGGAGAAAACGTTTATCTGTCAAGAAACAACTACCTGAGCAAGCAAACCGACAGCAATTAA
- a CDS encoding 4-coumarate--CoA ligase produces the protein MTANLSLTAQNIEEMISSTLLAEMKYCQKLELCQGQSLASGFTPGNGVFKNPELLLERIAIQFGIESPIPAGKSISYAADFIFEQTEGRPQNLTFFTSGSTGTPVAAESSFANLEQETNSLAQLFADRKQVLSFVPRHHIYGFLFSIMLPKALNIPVEYWPPMPGTEQIQRMRSGDLIIAFPLLWKKLEKLDSKFPDNIFGVTSTGPCPAETITSLRAQGLARMTEVYGSSETGGVGYRHNPTDMYTLLSHWERTGDSTIERTAATGNKQLHTLQDNLEWHGTQFRPLKRADKAVQVAGINVYPTRVENIFKECPQVKDCSVRPMRFDEGERLKVFIVPVSEIESADLEKELRNLANQKLSRHEKPGKYNFGPALPVSDMGKRGDW, from the coding sequence ATGACAGCAAACCTTTCACTCACTGCGCAAAATATTGAGGAAATGATATCTTCCACCCTGCTGGCGGAAATGAAATACTGTCAGAAACTGGAACTATGTCAGGGACAATCCCTTGCCAGCGGTTTTACCCCCGGCAATGGAGTCTTTAAGAATCCGGAGCTTCTTCTTGAGCGTATTGCTATTCAGTTCGGCATTGAATCACCTATACCGGCAGGAAAAAGCATAAGCTACGCGGCTGATTTTATCTTTGAGCAAACTGAAGGCAGACCACAAAACCTGACCTTCTTCACCTCCGGCAGCACCGGAACGCCAGTTGCTGCTGAATCCAGCTTTGCAAATCTTGAACAGGAAACCAACTCTCTGGCCCAACTCTTCGCGGACAGGAAGCAGGTGCTCAGTTTTGTGCCCCGCCACCATATTTACGGATTCCTGTTCTCCATCATGCTACCCAAAGCCCTAAATATCCCGGTGGAATACTGGCCGCCCATGCCCGGCACAGAACAAATTCAAAGAATGCGCAGCGGAGACCTGATCATCGCCTTTCCCCTGCTCTGGAAAAAACTGGAAAAGCTGGATAGTAAATTCCCGGATAATATTTTTGGCGTAACTTCCACCGGACCATGTCCGGCTGAAACAATTACCAGCCTGAGAGCGCAGGGACTAGCCCGCATGACCGAAGTCTACGGCTCGTCTGAGACCGGGGGCGTAGGCTATCGCCACAACCCTACGGACATGTACACTCTGCTATCCCACTGGGAACGGACCGGAGATTCGACGATTGAACGGACCGCAGCAACGGGCAATAAGCAATTGCATACCCTGCAAGACAACCTCGAATGGCATGGAACACAGTTCAGGCCGCTGAAACGTGCAGACAAAGCCGTGCAGGTGGCAGGAATCAATGTTTACCCGACGCGGGTGGAAAATATTTTCAAGGAATGCCCGCAGGTCAAAGACTGCTCGGTCCGTCCCATGCGCTTTGACGAGGGCGAAAGACTGAAAGTTTTTATCGTCCCTGTTTCTGAAATTGAAAGCGCTGACCTTGAAAAAGAACTGCGCAATCTGGCTAACCAAAAGCTTTCCCGCCACGAGAAACCCGGTAAATATAATTTCGGTCCGGCCCTTCCGGTCTCGGATATGGGTAAACGAGGCGACTGGTAG
- a CDS encoding lipid biosynthesis B12-binding/radical SAM protein, which yields MATIFLISANTNVEPYPVYPIGMSVIAGALHADGHEVIQYDMLAAGNSLKHLRKSLTDAAPDYAGISIRNVDNVDSFTSHTNKYIHKAKLIVDTIKETGIPVIAGGAGFSLLPEEILEYTGADYGIVGEGERKMVELIHRLEQNKKTSQIYGRVKGIPGNAIPVPRWSPELLRYYLAESGVINVQTKRGCEHRCAYCTYPYLEGRKMRLRPVNEIADELEMLCGYGADNVFFTDSVLNDRGGHYLLLADEIVRRKIKISWCGFFQPGPIEQDEIALLKRSGLQAMEVGTDATSDATLKGLHKSFNFAEVMEFNNKCVQQRIPCAHFVIFGGPGETMETVREGIENMNYLRSCVVFPFSGIRLHEGTPLFTRAVKEGLIRPDQSLLEPFYYFSPGLDKDEMNAALIQGFKKRRDRLFPPDEGQQRINIMKKFGFRGILWDQLIKFDDQPGNKKYSRPIADSAHAG from the coding sequence ATGGCAACAATTTTCCTGATTTCCGCAAACACCAACGTAGAACCTTATCCGGTCTACCCCATCGGCATGTCGGTTATTGCCGGGGCCTTGCATGCTGACGGGCATGAAGTCATCCAGTACGACATGCTGGCTGCTGGTAATTCACTTAAGCATTTGCGCAAATCATTGACTGACGCCGCACCGGATTATGCGGGCATCTCCATCCGTAATGTGGATAATGTGGACTCTTTCACCTCCCACACCAACAAGTACATCCACAAGGCCAAGCTGATTGTGGATACCATAAAAGAAACCGGAATCCCGGTCATTGCCGGGGGCGCGGGGTTCTCCCTGCTTCCGGAGGAAATACTTGAATATACCGGGGCGGATTACGGCATAGTGGGTGAAGGTGAACGTAAGATGGTCGAGCTCATCCACAGACTGGAACAGAACAAAAAAACTTCACAAATTTACGGTCGGGTAAAAGGTATTCCCGGCAATGCAATCCCGGTACCGCGCTGGTCCCCGGAATTACTGCGCTACTACCTTGCTGAAAGCGGGGTCATCAATGTGCAGACCAAACGCGGCTGCGAGCATCGCTGTGCATACTGCACCTACCCCTACCTTGAGGGACGTAAAATGCGGCTCCGCCCGGTAAACGAAATTGCCGATGAACTTGAAATGCTCTGCGGCTACGGAGCGGACAATGTTTTCTTTACCGATTCCGTACTCAATGACCGCGGAGGACATTATCTGCTGCTGGCCGATGAGATAGTACGCCGAAAAATCAAAATCAGCTGGTGCGGATTCTTCCAGCCCGGACCCATTGAGCAGGATGAAATTGCTCTGCTCAAACGTTCCGGCTTACAAGCCATGGAAGTGGGAACCGACGCCACCAGCGATGCAACCTTAAAAGGGTTGCACAAAAGCTTTAATTTCGCTGAAGTCATGGAATTCAATAACAAATGCGTGCAGCAAAGAATTCCCTGCGCGCATTTCGTAATTTTCGGCGGTCCCGGAGAAACCATGGAGACTGTCCGGGAAGGAATCGAAAACATGAACTATCTGCGTAGTTGCGTGGTTTTCCCTTTTTCCGGTATCCGGCTGCATGAAGGAACCCCCCTCTTTACAAGAGCAGTTAAAGAAGGTTTAATCCGCCCCGACCAATCACTGCTTGAACCCTTTTACTACTTCTCCCCCGGCCTAGATAAAGATGAGATGAACGCAGCGCTGATTCAGGGATTCAAGAAGCGCAGAGACAGGTTGTTTCCTCCTGACGAAGGTCAGCAACGTATTAACATTATGAAAAAATTCGGATTCCGGGGAATTCTCTGGGATCAATTAATAAAATTCGATGACCAGCCCGGAAATAAAAAATATTCTCGACCAATCGCAGATTCCGCTCATGCAGGTTAA
- a CDS encoding acyl carrier protein, producing MHTKLKELLIEELNLVDVTIDEIEDDAPLFGEGLGLDSLDAVEIVVLVQKNFNVEIKNMEEGKAAFQSVNSLVEFIQERQA from the coding sequence TTGCATACCAAACTAAAAGAACTGCTTATTGAAGAGCTGAACCTTGTGGATGTAACCATTGATGAGATTGAAGACGATGCCCCCCTGTTCGGGGAAGGTCTCGGTCTTGATTCACTGGACGCGGTAGAAATCGTGGTACTGGTCCAAAAAAATTTCAACGTGGAAATCAAAAACATGGAAGAAGGCAAGGCTGCTTTCCAGTCCGTTAATTCTCTCGTAGAATTCATCCAGGAAAGACAGGCTTAA
- a CDS encoding aldehyde ferredoxin oxidoreductase gives MHGWAGWILRVDLSNGKINRIPLEPELARDFIGGRGLNSLTLFNEVGPHIDPLSPENVYCLGAGPLSGTPLGLTSRVEVSTLSPYSGILGDGNAGGALAFMMKRAGLDQIVITGQADKPCYLLVEDEQVELCDAGELWGLSVWETTDKLQEKHGKGTSVACIGQAGENLVRVATTMVDKYASAARGSGAVLGSKKLKAIVVKGSGRVSLADADLFKKLADEDRKFFKESDFQREVVGQYGTHIGMMMWEPGFRNYEKYWDDKDVPDKLRPEAWKEFSLGRHGCHGCHVRCKDYYRIPSGSRAGETGKAMEYECIFCLGTNCGVTDPVAIMEMENICDAYGMDVLALGNTIAMLKDLYSRGLIDEELTDGLDLNWENHNDQIELLHRTALRQGLGNLVAEGMYTLAKRLGGKAMDYCYHVKGLSRGPYPSGVFSLAHATSTRGADHLRGRSWAFSQPDPDMFPILKEQGLLLENVENDPAPAVIVGERMTTLTDCIGRCKGAVNNWISAMPLVWKKPIFEGLAELLTAATGVNYTAEKLKQAADRVYALEHAFNIRQGTTRKDDRMPQKPEIRDTNEGKDDLRNHEKHLDRYYTLRGYDQNGRPTPKRFKELGLEFVEQGLNKTPARKPWDGPPMWKMDNYPSGCRRI, from the coding sequence ATGCACGGATGGGCAGGATGGATTTTAAGGGTTGATCTAAGTAACGGAAAAATCAACAGGATCCCGCTTGAACCAGAGCTTGCGCGGGACTTCATCGGCGGACGCGGGCTGAATTCACTGACCTTATTCAATGAAGTCGGACCGCACATTGATCCTCTCTCGCCTGAAAACGTCTACTGCCTTGGGGCAGGCCCCCTTTCCGGCACCCCGCTGGGGCTAACCAGCCGAGTGGAAGTAAGCACACTCTCCCCATATTCCGGTATTCTCGGTGACGGCAATGCCGGAGGTGCGCTGGCCTTCATGATGAAACGGGCCGGATTGGATCAGATTGTCATTACCGGACAGGCCGATAAGCCCTGTTACCTCTTGGTGGAAGACGAGCAAGTAGAACTGTGTGATGCAGGGGAATTGTGGGGACTTTCCGTCTGGGAAACCACTGATAAATTGCAGGAAAAACACGGCAAGGGCACCAGTGTTGCCTGCATTGGTCAGGCCGGGGAAAATCTGGTCCGGGTAGCAACCACCATGGTGGATAAGTATGCTTCCGCCGCTCGAGGTTCAGGCGCGGTCCTCGGCTCCAAAAAACTAAAAGCTATAGTGGTCAAAGGTAGTGGGCGGGTTTCGCTGGCGGACGCTGATCTATTTAAAAAACTCGCCGACGAAGACCGTAAATTTTTCAAAGAATCAGATTTCCAGCGCGAAGTGGTCGGACAGTACGGAACCCATATCGGAATGATGATGTGGGAACCGGGATTCCGCAATTACGAAAAATATTGGGACGACAAAGATGTACCGGACAAGCTACGTCCGGAGGCTTGGAAGGAATTTTCTCTCGGGCGGCACGGCTGCCACGGTTGCCATGTGCGCTGCAAAGATTATTACCGTATTCCCTCCGGATCACGAGCCGGGGAAACCGGAAAAGCCATGGAATACGAATGTATCTTCTGCCTTGGCACTAATTGCGGGGTGACTGATCCGGTAGCGATCATGGAGATGGAAAATATCTGCGACGCATACGGCATGGATGTACTGGCCCTTGGCAATACAATTGCCATGCTCAAAGATTTATACAGCCGGGGCCTGATTGACGAGGAATTAACCGACGGGCTGGACCTGAACTGGGAAAACCATAACGACCAGATCGAGCTGCTGCACCGCACAGCCCTGCGTCAGGGACTGGGTAATCTCGTGGCTGAAGGTATGTACACCCTTGCCAAGCGGCTGGGCGGCAAGGCCATGGATTACTGCTATCATGTAAAGGGCTTGTCACGCGGGCCCTATCCCAGCGGTGTTTTCTCGCTGGCTCACGCAACATCCACCCGCGGAGCCGACCACCTGCGCGGGCGTTCTTGGGCTTTCAGCCAGCCGGACCCGGACATGTTTCCCATCTTAAAAGAACAGGGTCTGTTACTGGAAAATGTGGAAAATGACCCGGCACCAGCAGTAATAGTAGGCGAACGCATGACCACCCTGACCGACTGCATCGGACGCTGCAAGGGTGCGGTAAACAACTGGATCAGTGCCATGCCGCTGGTCTGGAAAAAACCCATTTTCGAAGGACTGGCCGAGCTGCTGACAGCGGCAACAGGAGTCAACTACACCGCTGAAAAACTGAAACAAGCTGCGGATCGCGTTTACGCACTGGAACATGCCTTCAACATCCGGCAAGGAACCACCCGTAAGGATGACCGCATGCCCCAAAAACCGGAAATTCGCGACACAAATGAAGGTAAAGACGACCTGCGCAATCACGAGAAACATCTGGACCGATACTACACCCTGCGCGGATATGATCAAAACGGACGCCCCACTCCGAAACGGTTCAAGGAACTGGGGCTGGAATTTGTAGAACAGGGGTTAAATAAAACCCCGGCCCGCAAGCCTTGGGACGGCCCGCCCATGTGGAAGATGGATAATTATCCCTCAGGGTGTAGAAGGATCTAG
- a CDS encoding beta-ketoacyl-[acyl-carrier-protein] synthase family protein: protein MDRPVSICASGCICAAGKDTRACFETMLDGDVQPTFAPGFSYDQPMHSPVFAVEQEWITPKEQTPALTETMQLLFPAVGEALAQAGLNRERLGNLKVGSCIGSSTGASLNFKSFYQQWREGSEPDLQVIESYLHCNPAAALADQYELNGPVQTVTNACSSGTDAIGIAASWIRQGLCDLVIAGGADALSGISYTGFSRLMITSPERCRPFDKDRQGLNLGEGAAVLILASDKAMQELKLGSIGQVLGYGTCCDAYHLTAPHPEGTGLKQAISEALKRSKINTQEIGFINVHGTGTENNDRIEGQVISELFPSTPFTGVKSFTGHTLGAAGAIEAVMTLMSLRYGLLMPTRGFHEAAPDAKAIPVTQKTEIKAEYGLSDSLAFGGNNSALVFKKGAV, encoded by the coding sequence ATGGACCGTCCCGTCAGTATCTGCGCCAGCGGCTGCATCTGCGCCGCCGGAAAGGACACCCGCGCATGTTTTGAAACCATGTTGGACGGGGATGTCCAGCCAACTTTTGCGCCCGGATTTTCCTATGACCAGCCCATGCATTCCCCTGTTTTTGCAGTAGAGCAGGAGTGGATCACCCCGAAAGAACAAACTCCAGCACTGACCGAGACCATGCAGCTTCTTTTCCCGGCAGTGGGAGAAGCACTTGCGCAAGCCGGACTGAACCGGGAAAGACTGGGGAACCTGAAAGTCGGTTCCTGCATCGGATCATCCACCGGGGCCTCCCTTAATTTCAAATCCTTTTATCAGCAGTGGCGCGAAGGCAGCGAACCGGATCTTCAAGTAATTGAAAGCTATCTGCACTGCAACCCGGCAGCGGCTCTGGCAGATCAATACGAACTTAACGGCCCGGTACAAACCGTGACCAACGCATGCTCTTCCGGCACTGACGCCATCGGCATCGCGGCTTCGTGGATCAGGCAGGGACTTTGCGATCTGGTCATTGCCGGGGGCGCAGACGCACTGAGCGGAATTTCCTACACCGGATTCTCAAGGCTGATGATCACCAGCCCGGAAAGATGCCGTCCCTTTGACAAAGACCGACAGGGCTTAAATCTCGGCGAAGGCGCGGCAGTACTCATTCTGGCCAGCGATAAGGCAATGCAGGAACTGAAACTTGGTTCCATAGGCCAAGTGCTGGGTTACGGAACCTGCTGTGATGCCTACCACCTGACCGCTCCCCACCCCGAAGGAACCGGGCTGAAGCAGGCCATTAGCGAAGCCCTCAAGCGTAGCAAGATCAACACACAAGAAATCGGTTTCATTAATGTGCACGGAACAGGGACTGAAAACAATGACCGCATTGAAGGTCAGGTCATCAGCGAACTTTTCCCATCCACCCCGTTCACCGGAGTAAAAAGCTTTACCGGACACACCCTCGGTGCTGCCGGGGCCATTGAAGCAGTCATGACGCTCATGTCCCTGCGATACGGGCTACTCATGCCCACCCGTGGCTTTCACGAAGCAGCCCCCGACGCAAAAGCAATTCCGGTTACCCAAAAGACCGAGATCAAAGCTGAATACGGGCTCAGCGACTCACTTGCTTTTGGAGGCAACAACTCTGCACTCGTTTTCAAAAAGGGGGCAGTATAA
- a CDS encoding DUF2062 domain-containing protein produces MQVKPLIIIPVYNHAATLRDVAMRAMNYGEVLVVDDGSTDGGSAEVRDLDLTVVSHDENLGKGQAILTAAEKAREQGKTHIITIDADGQHFPEEIPDFIDAIKQSPEAIFVGSRNFEGQNVPGSSKFGRSFSNFWLRVQTGIKLGDVQSGFRAYPLEIFSVVKTTETRYAFEVEILVKSAWAGYDLKDLPIEVHYPAPDERISHFNAIKDNVRISLLNTRLTMRSFIPLPHRQYDKDEEGKITPIHPLRSLRILLSKDETPLNLAIAGAMGMLLGTLPLIAMHSIAIILFCGFFRLSKITGLAVSQLCIPPLVPALCIEAGHYMRYNQFLTEISLQTLGYEALDRFYEWVLGSLVLGPAFAVIIGITIYIMAFTIKRFLDMKPQ; encoded by the coding sequence ATGCAGGTTAAACCGCTGATCATTATCCCCGTCTACAACCACGCTGCCACCTTGCGTGATGTAGCTATGCGGGCCATGAACTACGGTGAAGTGCTCGTTGTAGACGACGGCAGCACAGACGGAGGCTCGGCAGAAGTCCGTGATCTTGACCTGACCGTGGTCAGCCATGATGAGAATCTCGGCAAAGGGCAGGCCATCCTCACTGCGGCGGAAAAAGCACGCGAACAGGGCAAGACCCATATCATCACCATTGATGCTGACGGGCAGCATTTTCCCGAAGAGATTCCTGATTTCATTGATGCAATCAAACAATCACCGGAAGCAATCTTCGTAGGCAGCAGAAATTTCGAAGGACAAAACGTACCCGGTTCATCAAAGTTCGGACGCAGTTTTTCCAATTTCTGGCTGCGGGTCCAGACCGGGATTAAGCTCGGTGACGTACAGAGCGGATTTAGGGCCTATCCGCTGGAAATTTTCTCCGTGGTTAAAACCACAGAAACACGCTACGCCTTTGAGGTGGAGATTCTGGTTAAATCAGCATGGGCCGGATACGACCTTAAAGACCTGCCCATAGAAGTGCACTATCCAGCGCCGGATGAAAGGATTTCCCACTTTAACGCCATCAAGGACAATGTTCGTATATCGCTTTTGAATACCCGGCTGACCATGCGTTCTTTTATTCCTCTGCCCCATCGCCAGTATGACAAGGATGAAGAAGGCAAGATAACCCCCATCCATCCCCTGCGCTCACTACGCATACTACTTTCCAAGGATGAAACCCCGCTCAATCTGGCAATTGCCGGAGCCATGGGTATGCTTCTGGGCACTCTGCCGCTTATTGCCATGCATTCTATTGCCATCATCCTTTTCTGCGGATTTTTCCGGCTGAGTAAGATTACCGGACTGGCGGTCAGCCAGTTATGCATCCCGCCGCTGGTCCCGGCCCTATGCATTGAGGCCGGGCACTACATGCGCTACAATCAGTTCCTGACTGAAATATCATTGCAGACCCTTGGCTACGAGGCACTGGACCGATTCTATGAATGGGTGCTGGGATCATTGGTGCTTGGGCCGGCATTTGCAGTAATTATAGGAATTACGATTTACATTATGGCGTTTACTATCAAGCGATTTTTAGATATGAAACCGCAGTAG
- a CDS encoding acyltransferase, translated as MKRNKKWSSRSLAPAFFHNIFYGVIRLLGRPGAYCLLFFVVGFYCLLPGVGKRPAEYIRRRFGTQSWLSCKYHTFQLYWNFGKMLVDRSVLRILGDFNAIGPDEDVRQLQELYAGHQRLILLTGHVGCWQMGFSYLGFLDAPKAVVMLMDRRDVDKHSFKWKMSGGAGKEEEITVINPAAPLGGTLEMLTALRENSVLCINGDRTMGESRHNVQVDFLGGKIELPITPFKIAATTETPLAIVFSARTGTGKGKFRVAKVIHVPKDTGKSGIRGTQAFTPYAQEFAHELEKYCQDNPYQFYNFFNLWN; from the coding sequence ATGAAACGCAATAAAAAATGGTCCAGCAGAAGTCTGGCCCCCGCGTTTTTCCATAATATTTTCTACGGCGTAATCCGGCTGCTGGGAAGACCGGGAGCATATTGTTTGCTCTTCTTCGTAGTCGGCTTTTACTGCCTGCTGCCCGGAGTGGGTAAAAGGCCAGCGGAGTACATACGCCGCAGGTTCGGGACGCAAAGCTGGTTAAGCTGTAAGTACCATACCTTTCAGCTTTACTGGAATTTCGGAAAGATGCTGGTGGACCGTTCAGTGCTGCGTATACTGGGTGACTTCAATGCCATTGGCCCGGACGAAGACGTGCGCCAATTACAGGAGCTTTATGCCGGGCACCAGCGATTAATCCTGCTCACCGGACATGTAGGCTGCTGGCAAATGGGATTTTCATACCTCGGCTTTCTGGACGCACCCAAGGCGGTGGTTATGCTCATGGACCGTAGGGACGTGGACAAACATTCCTTTAAATGGAAGATGTCCGGCGGTGCGGGAAAAGAAGAGGAAATCACGGTCATCAATCCGGCAGCCCCGCTGGGCGGCACACTTGAAATGCTCACCGCCCTGCGAGAGAATTCCGTTCTCTGCATAAACGGGGACCGGACCATGGGTGAGAGCAGGCACAACGTGCAGGTGGATTTTCTAGGCGGCAAAATAGAACTGCCGATCACCCCGTTCAAAATCGCGGCAACAACAGAAACGCCTTTGGCAATCGTTTTCTCCGCCCGCACCGGAACCGGGAAAGGCAAATTTCGGGTTGCCAAGGTCATCCATGTCCCGAAAGATACGGGTAAGTCTGGAATCCGGGGCACACAGGCATTTACGCCCTACGCGCAAGAATTTGCCCATGAACTGGAAAAATACTGTCAGGATAATCCATACCAGTTCTACAATTTTTTTAACTTGTGGAATTAA
- a CDS encoding acyl-CoA thioesterase, whose product MARKSYFPRIDGAPEPLRHVVERKVRFEEVDPMNIVWHGRYPSYFEDGRTGLGDIYGVGYMDFYRYKVAAPIKKMQVDYIKPLRFGDTFSIETLLHWTEAARMNYEFIIRDSAGEKTTTGCTVQLFVKDDELMMFQPDFFAQLCEKWKAGNLTPLKRDM is encoded by the coding sequence ATGGCCCGCAAATCATATTTTCCAAGAATTGATGGAGCACCGGAACCGTTGCGCCATGTGGTGGAACGAAAAGTCCGTTTCGAAGAAGTGGACCCCATGAATATTGTCTGGCATGGCCGCTATCCCAGCTATTTTGAGGATGGACGCACCGGACTCGGGGATATCTACGGGGTCGGCTACATGGATTTCTACCGCTACAAGGTGGCTGCCCCCATCAAGAAAATGCAGGTGGATTACATCAAGCCGTTGCGCTTCGGGGATACTTTCAGCATTGAGACCCTGCTCCATTGGACCGAAGCCGCGCGCATGAATTACGAATTCATCATCCGCGACTCTGCCGGAGAAAAAACCACCACCGGATGCACAGTACAACTCTTTGTCAAAGACGATGAATTAATGATGTTCCAACCGGACTTCTTTGCCCAGCTCTGCGAAAAATGGAAGGCTGGCAACCTTACTCCCCTGAAGAGGGATATGTAG
- a CDS encoding 3-hydroxyacyl-ACP dehydratase: MELNEHISKSSSVLEKSETGYTRSYIFKESFPGFDGHFPGNPILPGVIQTLLGQTSTAEALDREYPAEKLILQSVTRCKFLRPVKPMEKLDLNFSLKTKGLNHISICSLTVDGETAATYQLIFGPEAT; encoded by the coding sequence ATGGAACTTAATGAACATATTTCAAAGAGCAGCTCGGTTCTTGAAAAATCTGAGACCGGATACACCCGCTCATATATTTTCAAAGAATCATTTCCCGGATTTGACGGACATTTTCCCGGCAATCCCATCCTGCCCGGTGTAATTCAGACCCTGCTCGGACAGACTTCCACAGCCGAAGCCCTTGACCGCGAATACCCTGCTGAAAAACTCATTCTGCAATCCGTAACCCGCTGCAAATTTCTGCGCCCGGTCAAACCCATGGAAAAGCTGGATCTCAACTTTTCCCTCAAAACCAAGGGACTCAATCACATCTCAATCTGCTCGCTGACGGTAGACGGTGAAACCGCAGCAACCTATCAGCTCATCTTCGGCCCGGAGGCAACATAA